The Platichthys flesus chromosome 17, fPlaFle2.1, whole genome shotgun sequence DNA window gctgttttaaaaaaacactgaaacctTATATAAGCATCTGCATCGAtatcatctttgtttttatcaatgAAAACCACATAAGTCCAATTTAGCTGGTTTCATTCATGCAAATGTCAACCACTTGTATTTACTGTAAAGTAGTTTAAGTCAAGTGTACTATTTTAAGTCTTCATGCGCTTTATCTGTAAATACTGTGATGGACTGGATTGTGGAAAGTGGCACAAAGTGTAAATACTCACTCAGTATTTAATCACATTCCATTATGAATACTGTGTTTTCTAAAGTAAAACATATGAAGACAAGCATCTAAATATCAGTGCAATAGACAGTAAGACAGATTAATGGTCTTATTGAGTCTATGATGTTGTATTAAAACAGATTTCAGACATTTAAGACCATTGATATGAGATGAATATTAAATGTTGTCGTACATTAATATATACACTGATAGGTATTCTATTAAGGCTTCCTCACATTAGTTTGTAGTGTTAACAAATGGTATCCACAAACTGATCCTGATGTTTCTCTAACTTTCGGTACAGCAGGTTCTTAAAAGCcgatttatctttattttactttataaactgctgggttgtgtttttatgtgacaCTGCCTAAACATCAACCCCACCTGCTGTGTTTCTCTAGTGAAAACAAGAGTTGGACAAATAAAAGAGAAGCTCAACCAGCTGCTGAAAAATGTGGACAACAGCTACAACATGGCTCTGATCAAGTTGCCCAGGCACATCAGGCAGATGCCCTGGATGGAGCACTGCAGTAAGTAAACCCAGGAAGGACTTTTAGAACCACAGAtgcttattattatttgaaatgctgaatCGTCTCAGGGTATCTGCAAGTTTTAGATGGGTTTGGGTTTCTCTTGCTGCAAAGATCATTAAAACCTTATGTCATTCAATGCATTAACCCCACATCTGTCTCTGTAGATCCTGAGAAACCAAAGTCCCCCGAGGTGGATGTTTCAAAGGTGAGTGGATGATCTTCAGACAACAGCGACACAAGGTTTAGATGGTGTCAGCAGACATGGCTCGACATTGTCAGTCTCTTCCTGTGTTGAGTTCAGCACtattttcagtgtttccttCACGTCTgttcacagagagaagaggaagctgcTATCGTTGAGAGCGTCGTGGCCGAGGATCATGCAGTCCTTCTAAAATCGGTCAAGAAACGTAAGTtctgataataataaagcaAAGCAAAGTTCCATCGCTGATGCTAATTAGATAAATGGAGGATTTTTGcagaataattaaatatatttattttttctgcagCATCCAAAAAGAAAGCTGGAGTCAAATCCAGTTCAGAGGATGAAAACAGCCCGAACACAACAAGGAGGGTTAGTGGCTGTTTTTCAATCGTTTACATAcgaaagacacaaaacacaactgaGTGTTAAGAGCCAAgttgatgaatgaataaatgtgttgttgttcttaaTTCAGGGGAAAACAACGAGAAAGCCCCCGACTACGTCCAAAAGAGCGAAGGCGCTGGCCGTCAGCAAGCAGGGCGCCTCCATCAGACGGTATGACATCATCCTTCTCTGATtattacaaccccccccccttctttatCATGCCATGCGTGTGTGACactaacgtgtgtgtgtgtgtgtgtgggttcagaTCGAGCAGGAAACCTCTGGTGACGCCTGCCAGGAGCATGATGGATCATTCCATGATGATGGGACCCACCCCCCTCGTCACGCCACGCTTCGACCCGAGGTAAACGTCAGTGCTCGACTCTTTCAGGATCTTCAGCAGCCAGAACCGACACTTAGTTCGGAGATAAACTTGTTTTAGCCACGTGTTCGTGTGGATGACCGGATGTGAGTGTGATTGTTTACATACTATGGGCACCGGAGACCTGCTCTAGCAGCTATCTATCTAATTGGAAATGCTCTCGCATGGGGGGGCCGTCTTGCTCAATTTACTCTCTCGTAGCTTGTGTGTTCTTTTCTAAACCGGAGACATTATCCTCACCGAGGGGCTCGCGTTACTCACCATGTCTCTCTTCTCGCCCCTCAGGCTTCCTAAGACCCCTGCTGTGAGAGTTCCTCGCCACAAGGAGAGGGTCTATAGCATCTCAGTCAATGGCTCTCCCATCGCAGCAGGAAACGAGGACATCGTCATCAACGTCCCCATCGGCAACGGAGAGGTGAGCGCACAGGGAGTCGGACTCGGGGCTCCGGGTCCTACGAGACGATGTGGTATTTAAGTGATGAATTGTCGACAAAGGGCAGCCTGGTATTGAAGAGCCAAGAAAATCAGATCTAATGATGtacaacagtgtttttttcagttATGAATTCAAGATTtatcctgtttcttctgttGAGGTTTTACCTGGGGGTTTTATTTGGGCTTTTTTGGGACGTGAAGACCTTTTTGGTGTGGACTGATTCACTAACTCtttgtcttgtgttgtgttggaccAGAGCGTCCAGCTGTTGGCCAGTCAGATGGACTCTGTTGATCTGTCGCTGCTGGATGAAACTGCCCTGAGGAGCATTCGACTGCTGAAGGTTCGGTGTATTGATCACGTCTGCAGGACTTTTACCGCAGCCTACCCCTGGAGCCTCTTTTCTCAtcattgtgtctctctctctctctctctctctctctctctctcccacagaaTCGACTCACAACCCTGTGTGCGAAATCCGAGTGACCGAAGCGTCCACTGCT harbors:
- the cdca8 gene encoding borealin, with product MAPRKRTTKQRKNNPRSAKLEAFLEDFDSEVKTRVGQIKEKLNQLLKNVDNSYNMALIKLPRHIRQMPWMEHCNPEKPKSPEVDVSKREEEAAIVESVVAEDHAVLLKSVKKPSKKKAGVKSSSEDENSPNTTRRGKTTRKPPTTSKRAKALAVSKQGASIRRSSRKPLVTPARSMMDHSMMMGPTPLVTPRFDPRLPKTPAVRVPRHKERVYSISVNGSPIAAGNEDIVINVPIGNGESVQLLASQMDSVDLSLLDETALRSIRLLKNRLTTLCAKSE